AATTCCTGTACCCCCCTGATAAAGCCCACCGACAGATCATAATGGGTGGTGGGTGTCTTGGTGATCAGGGACGGGCCTTGATCCTGGGTGCAGTAGAAATCAGTAAAGGTCCCGCCGATATCGATATTAATGCCGTACCCCATAACGTGCCTCCTTTTAATTCTTACGCTCTAAGTCTGCGAATTTATCTCTCACTTTTTTACTGTCCAGGACAGATGGTTGCTCGTTGCTGGTTCCTGGTTGCTTGTCAAAACGAGAAACGAGTAACGAGTAACGAAAAATTCGCAACAGAGAAATTTCAAATACCTTTGGTTAGGATCTTACCTATCCGTCAATCTTACCTGATTGATCTCCCGGATCAATTGTTGTAGCGTTTCCAAATGGACTTCACGAGTCACAGGTCCGAAGCTGGTAAAGAAAAAACTCTTTCGGCCTTTGGCCCCATACCAATCCACCCCCTGTTGAATAACTTCCCGGGCCTTGGGAATGTCCGACATGGGCAGGCCGATTCCGATTCCCCGGGCCTCGGCCCCGAGATCCCAGAGGGCTGAAAGAGGGGGCAGGCCCTGGTCTTGCGATGGGCCGAGGATATAAATATCCATTTTTAAAGAGGCGAAGGACCCCACCTCCTGCGGACGATAGCCCTGTAAATAAAGGGCATCGGAGAGGTTATAATAGGAAGTGATATTTTTAAGGGTCTGGTAGAGCCGGCGATGGGCGGCAGTTGGCTCGGCCAGAGCCAGAGGCCGGCCTTCCATAAAAACCAGGACATCCGGCCGAATCCGGCAAAAGGCCTCGGTGACCCTTACCACCAACTGCTTAACCTCCATCAGGCGCTTTTCCCCTTCTTCGCGGCCAAAGAGCTGATGGGCCAGGGTTACCGGTCCGGTCAGGGCCGCCACACAGGCCCGCCTGGCCCGGCAGACCTGGAATACGCGGCCGGCCGTTTCCAGGGCATTTTTCATTCTCCCGCTCTCTTCCGGGGTCTGGCATAACGCTTCGGGCAGGGCGGCAATCCTCGGCCGGTCGTTTTCCCATTTGATTCGGCAACCGCAGGCCTCAGCCATGAGGCTGAAATCAAATCCGGCCACTAGACCGTCGAAATCAAAAAGCTCAGTCGTTTTCGCCAGGCAGTTGGCCCATAAGGTAGGGTCGGAATGAATGGCCTCCTGGGCCAACCCTTCCACCCGGGCCGTCAGTCCCCGGATCAAGGGCACAAAGGGCGGCCTTTCAAGAGGCTCCCCCTTTAAAAATTTAGTGAAAAGCTCCCGGCCGGTAATCATTTTTATCTTAAACCCTTGAGACTCTATTGCTGAAAATGACTTTCTCCGAACTCCGAACTCTAAACTCCGAACTTTATTTTCAACCTATCGACATCCAGCTCTATTTCATGAGTCAACGGGTGTCCGGGGGGCAGATATTCATTTTCGATCATGACACCGCACTGGGGGCAGTAGAATTCAATGATCCTGCAGAATTCCGGGTCCGGACAGAAGCTGTAGGACTGGTCTTCGACCAAAGGCTGGTGGACCTCATTGGCCGGCCGTTCAGCCACCAGGCAGCCTTTTTTATAATTTTCCCGGGCCCCGATCAAGGCCTGACCGCAGCGCTGGCAGGTCCACAGTTCCTTGTCGAGGTCAATTTCCAGATATTCGGTAATACGAACCTTCATGATGAAACCTCCTCTAAAAGGGCATTGTTGTATTGATCGATGCCCATGGCCCATCCCGGGGAGATCAAAAGGGTGGTCTGCTCGGATTCGCAAATGGCCGGACCGATGAGCCGATGGCCGTGGCCCAGGAGGGCCCGGTCGTAAATCGGGGTTTCCCCGGCCCCTCCCTTAGCCCCCCAAAAGACCCGGCGCCTTCCTTTGAGGGCCTGCTCTATCTTTAATCGGCTCAGAGGATATTCCGGCATTTGAGGATGGGGCACCGGCGACTGGGCCAGGAGAACGGCCTGGGTTAAGCGCATTCCTTTTGCCGTGGTCTGGCCGGAGGCGGCCAGGGCTTCATTGGCCCGTTGGATAAAAGCGTTTATCCGCTCCGGGTCTTCATAAAAGTCTTGCCCGGCTTCCAACCTGATCTCCTGCCCATTTCCCGAGGCCCGGAAGAGCAACTCCAAAACGGTGCCGACCTGGTCCCAGGGAAAGCCCTCGCCGCGCATATCCCGTTCGGCCTCCTTCTTCATGGAGGCCACGGCCTGGGCCAGATGGTTTAAGTCCTGGTTTTTCTCAAGGGACAGGTCCAGACGGCGGGAATAAAGATGCCCCACGTCCATACTCGATGAGGAAAAAGCCGAAAAAACCGCTGAAAATGGAGTGAGGATAATCTTTTTCAAGCCGGCGATTTGAGCGATCTGGCAACAATGGGCTGGACCGGCCCCGCCATAAACCACCAGAGGAGGAAGCCCTTTGGGCCATATTTCCGATTTCAGCCTTTTAATTTCCAGACCCATGGCCTGATCAATTTTTTGTTTGACTGTTAGAGCGGCTTCTTCAACGGTTATTCCCAGGGGTTTGGCCAGCTTTTCTTCCATCATGGTCCGGGCCTTGGACCGGTTGAGTTTAAGGGACCCCCCCAAAAAATAATCAGGGTCCAATATGCCAAGGATCAGGTCGGCATCGGTTACCGTCGGCTCGGTTCCCCCCAGATCAAAAGATACCGGTCCGGGTAAGGCCCCGGCCGATTGGGGACCTACCTGGAGATTTCCATCCCGCACATAAGCGATGGAACCACCGCCGGCTCCGATGGCCCGGATGGAAAGCATGGGGATGTTGACGGCAAAACCCTCAATCTCCGGCCTGAGAGTATAACTGGCCCGGCCCTGGTGCACGTATCCGACATCAAAGGAGGTCCCACCCATATCGGCCGAGATCAAATCCTCCGCCCCGTAGAGCCGGCCGGTCAGACGGGCACCCAATAGTCCGGCCACGGGCCCGGAGTTATAGGTATTAATGGCCTGAGTCTTGGCCACCCTGGCTACGGCACCATTATTGTGGACGATAAACAGGTTCTTTTTATACAAATGCCGCCGGAGATCTTCCCCGGCTTTATATAACAGGCGGACCAGCTTGGCGTGGATATAGGCATTAAGGACCGAGGCGTTTATCCGTTCCAGAAGGCCCGAGCGGCCGGAGATATCGGAGGACAGGAATACCGGGACCGACCCAAGATAGTCGCTGGAATATTCTTTTTTGATCGTCTGACGTATCCGGCGTTCATTTTGGGGATTGATTTCCGAGTTGGCCAGAGCCACTACCAGACAGCGGGCCCCTTGATCGATAAGTTTTTGGGCCCCGGCCATGGCCTGCTTTTCATCCGGTTCCTGGATGACTTCTCCGGAGGCGGAAGTCTTTTCTTCCAGACCAAGGACCATATCCGGTAAGA
This is a stretch of genomic DNA from Deltaproteobacteria bacterium. It encodes these proteins:
- a CDS encoding acetophenone carboxylase, coding for MKVRITEYLEIDLDKELWTCQRCGQALIGARENYKKGCLVAERPANEVHQPLVEDQSYSFCPDPEFCRIIEFYCPQCGVMIENEYLPPGHPLTHEIELDVDRLKIKFGV
- a CDS encoding hydantoinase/oxoprolinase family protein; this translates as MGYTIDIDTGGTFTDGFFGLDHRFESVKVQTTPHDLTVCFLECIKAGAGRFGVPVEDLLYETDIIRFANTIGTNTIIQRDGSKIGLLVNAGSEGLALNDADQGKTPLILPDMVLGLEEKTSASGEVIQEPDEKQAMAGAQKLIDQGARCLVVALANSEINPQNERRIRQTIKKEYSSDYLGSVPVFLSSDISGRSGLLERINASVLNAYIHAKLVRLLYKAGEDLRRHLYKKNLFIVHNNGAVARVAKTQAINTYNSGPVAGLLGARLTGRLYGAEDLISADMGGTSFDVGYVHQGRASYTLRPEIEGFAVNIPMLSIRAIGAGGGSIAYVRDGNLQVGPQSAGALPGPVSFDLGGTEPTVTDADLILGILDPDYFLGGSLKLNRSKARTMMEEKLAKPLGITVEEAALTVKQKIDQAMGLEIKRLKSEIWPKGLPPLVVYGGAGPAHCCQIAQIAGLKKIILTPFSAVFSAFSSSSMDVGHLYSRRLDLSLEKNQDLNHLAQAVASMKKEAERDMRGEGFPWDQVGTVLELLFRASGNGQEIRLEAGQDFYEDPERINAFIQRANEALAASGQTTAKGMRLTQAVLLAQSPVPHPQMPEYPLSRLKIEQALKGRRRVFWGAKGGAGETPIYDRALLGHGHRLIGPAICESEQTTLLISPGWAMGIDQYNNALLEEVSS